The stretch of DNA TCCGGGCAGACGAGATGGCCGCCGAGTTCCACGTCGTCGCCGGTGTTGGCGACCACCGTCGACTCGGCGGGCGCGAACACGTCGTCGGCACCGGCGAGGAGCTTCGGCGTCCCCGTCCCGCCGGCGAGGAACGTCACCATACCCGAGGTAGGGAAGAGGGCGGCTAAAAACGTGCCCTTCCGCCGAGCGGCTCCGGAACTGTGAGTCGGAGAATCACACCTGAGAACTGCGCGGATAGCTTCAAGGCCGTTCGTGGTCTCTCTCCGTCCGGAATCTATGCGACCTGCGAACGCCCACAGGTTCGCCCCCGCGGCTCCCGACGAGTCTACCGTCTTCGGTGCCTGCGCTCCCGGCTGGCACGCCGCCGCCGACCACGCGGTCGCCCTCGACGACTGGCTCGCGGCGATGCGACGGGAGCGCGTCGAGCGGGTCTGCTGTCTCCTCCCCGGCCGCCAGCTCGACGCGACCGACGCGAATCTCGACCGATACGCCGACGCCCTCGGCGAGTCGAACGTCCTCCACGCCCCGGTCCCCGATCACCACCTCCTCCCCGAACCGCTCCTCCACGACGAGATCCTGCCCTTCCTCGCGGCGGCCGACGCCGCCGAGGAGCGCACCGTCGTCCACTGTCTCGCCGGTATCGGCCGGACGGGGCAGGTGCTGGCGGCGTGGCTCGTCTACAGTCGCGACTACGGTCCCGACCGGGCCGTCGAGACCGTCCGCGAACAGGGTCGGGACCCGCTCGACGCCGTCCGGGCCGGCAACGCGACCCGTGAGGAGCTGGACGACCTGCTCGTCTCGGTCACAGGGCGGTGAACGCGGCGGCGTCACGGCAGTAGCGTTTTGCGTGGGGCCACCGAAGCGGGGGACGATGACCACGATCAAGGACAGCGTCCACGACCACATCGAGGTCGAGGGCGTCGCCGAGGCGCTGCTGGACACGCCGGCCGTCCAGCGGCTCCGCCACGTGAAGCAACTCGGCACCGTGACGCTGGTCTATCCCTCCGCGAACCACACCCGCTTCGAGCACTCGCTGGGCGTGTTCCACCTGGCCGACCGGGCGCTCGCACACCTCGGGATCGAGGGGCAGCAGGCCGAGCGGGTGCGGGCGGCCGCCCTCCTCCACGACGTCGGCCACTCCCCGTACAGCCACAACATCGAGGCAGTCGTCCACCGAAGGACCGGCAAGTACCACGACGACGTCGCCGGCATCCTCGACGAGGGGGCCGTCGCCCGGGTGCTCACCGAGCACGGCCTCAACCCGGACCGGGTGGCCGGCCTGGTCGCCGGGGAGGGCGAACTGGGCCAACTGGTCTCGGGCGAACTCGACGTCGACCGGATGGACTACCTCGTCCGGGACGCCCACCACACCGGCGTCCCGTACGGCACCATCGACCACGAGCGGCTGGTCCGTCAGCTCCGCTTCGTCGACGGCGACCTGGTGCTCGACGAGGGCAACGTCCAGGCCGCCGAGTCGCTGCTGCTCGCGCGAGCGCTGATGAACCCGACCGTCTACAAACACCACGTCGCCCGCATCGCCAAGTCGATGCTGCGGCGCGGGACCGAGCGGCTGCTGGCCGCCAGCAACGCCACCGCCTCGGACCTGCGCCGCTGGGACGACAACGACCTGCTGGTGCGCCTGAGACAGAACGACGAGACCGAGGCCTACGCCCGGCGGCTGAGCGAGCGGGACCTCTTCAAGCGGGCCGTCTGGGCCGAACTCACCGCCGTCCCGGACGACCTGCTCGGGGCCGACCACCGGGACGTCCGCGCGATGGAACACGACATCGCCGAGGCCGCCAGCGTCGACCCGGACCGTGTCATCCTCGATATCCCCTCCGAGCCGTCGATGACCGAGTCCAGCAGCCGCGTCCTGGTCAACGGCGACATCCGGACGCTGAGCGACCAGTCGACGCTCGTCAACGCCATCCGGGCCGCCCAGCGGGACCAGTGGCGACTCGGCGTCTACGCGCCCGAGGGAGACAGCGAGCGGGTCGGCGATATGGCCATCCGCGAACTCGGCCTCGACCTCGACGGCGCTCGCGTGCGCGACATCCGCCCCGGCATCCACGCGACCCTCGATGAGTTTAACTGACCGTCGGGCCGAGGGTCGGCCATGATCGTCGAGGGGACCGTCTTGCGCGGTCGGTCGTTCGAGCCCGTCGAGGGGCGGGTCGTGATCGAGGACGGCGAGATCGCCGCCGTCGAGGAGGCCAGCGTCGAGGGCGACGCCATCGTCTGTCCGGCGTTCGTCAACGCCCACACGCACATCGGGGACTCCATCGCGAAGGAGGCCGGGGAGGGGCTCTCGCTTTCGGAACTCGTCGCGCCGCCGGACGGCCTGAAACACCGCCTGCTCCGGCAGGCCGACCAGTCCGAACTCGTCGAGGCGATGACTCGCTCGCTGTCGTACATGGAACGGAGCGGGACCGGCGCGTTCGTGGAGTTCCGCGAGGGCGGCGTCGAGGGGGTTCGGGCCATCCGCGCCGCGCTGGCCGACTCGGACCTCCGCAGCGTCGTCCTCGGCCGCGAGACGGTCGAGGCGATGGAGATCTCCGACGGGTTCGGTGCCAGCGGGGCCAACGACGGCGAGTTCGGGCGCGAGCGCCGGGCGACTCGGGACGCCGACAAGCTGTTCGGCATCCACGCGGGCGAGGTCGACAGCTCCGACATCAACCCCGCGCTCGACCTGGACCCGGACTTCCTGGTCCACATGGTCCACGCCGAGGACCTCCACCTCCAGCGCGTGGCCGACAGCGAGATCCCGGTGGCGGTCTGTCCGCGATCGAACCTCGTCACCGGCGTCGGCCGCCCCCCGGTCGAGGAGCTCTACGAGCGGACCACCGTCGCGCTCGGGACCGACAACGTCTTCCTCAACAGCCCCTCGATGTTCCGCGAGATGGCCTACACGGCGAAGCTGTACGACCTGCCCGCCCGCGACGTGTTGCGGATGGCGACGGTCAACGGGGCCGAGCTGGCGGGTCTCGACTGCGGCCTGATCGAGGCGGGACGGCCGGCCAGCGTGCTCGTCCTCGACGGCGACTCCGACAACCTCGCGGGCGCGCACAACCCCGTCCGCGCCGTCGTCCGGCGGGCCGAGACCGCGGACGTGGAGCGCGTCGTCCGCCCGGACGCGTAGCCGGGGGCTCCGGCCGACCACCGAGCCGTGTGTTAACACGCACCAAATAACTAAGCGCTCCGCCGCCCCGTCGTGTTAACTTTGGCATCGGTTCCACCAGACGGCGAATGCTTCGAGCCAAGATTCTGCTGTCGCCGGCTCGACGTTGCTAAACGTATTTGAGAACGAGGATGTTCGTCGTTTTACCTCACGAAAGACACGTTCGACGCTATTCCGATTTCCGTGGCGACGAATATGAAATCGGAGTCCAAACCGCGACAGTGCAGCTTGGAGATGGTCGGCGTCATCGATGAGAAACACCGCATCGTCGATGGCGTGTTTCTCGCGGAGTTCACGCAGAAACACGTGTGTTAGACCTGAGTTTGTCGTTGGAAACAGCCGTACGTGGAGGAACTCGTTGGTCTTGGGATCGACAGCGGCGTACAGCCAGTAGCGCTCGGTTCCGAGCTGAATTACAGTCTCATCGACCGCGATGTAATTCGACGATCTCGTGCCGGTTGGCTGTAGATCAGCCTTCTGCACCCAGTTGTGGATCGCCGTTCGACTGCGTTTGACACCCAACCTCTCAAGATACTGTTTGGTATTCGAAAGCGATAGACCAGCCAGATGCAACTGAATACCCACTTCAACGATCCCCTCCGGTGTCCGCTCTCGCTCCATAAAATCCAAATCGATCCAGTCGCTATCACCGGTGAGGCGGTCGATTTCGGGCATAGAACATTCGAAACACCGACCGCCTCATCCTTATCTTAACACGACGCCGCCGCCCAACAGGGACGTATGTACGACCGGCTACTGATCCCCACGGACGGGTCGGCTGGGATGCGGGGAGTGGTCAGCCACGCCGTTGCCCTCGCGGACACGCACGACGCCGAGATCCGCGGGCTCTACGTCGTCGACACCGGTCGATACTCGACGCTGCCGGTCGAGACGACGTGGGACGGCGTCACCGAGATGCTCCGCGAGGAGGGGGAGGTGGCCCTCGACGCCCTGCGAGAGGTCGCCGACGGGGTGCCGGTCGAGACGGCGATCCGCGAGGGAGCACCGAGCACGGAGATCGTCGCGCACGCTCGCGAGAACAGCGCCGACGCCATCGTGATGGGGACCCACGGCCGCGGTGGCATCGACCGCTTGCTCCTGGGCAGCGTCGCGGAGCGTGTGGTGCGCGCCTCGCCGGTCCCGGTCGTGACCGTGCCGGTCAGCGACGTACCAGAGGGGGAACGGGCGGCCGACACGGCTGGGGCCGCCGAGTAGGTCAGACCGGCCGCAGGTGGTCGCAGTCGCCGGCCGAGACGGTCACGCGGCCGTCGTCGGTCTCGACGACCAGCGCGCCGGGGAAGGCGACGTCGACCGCCTCGCCGACGACCTCGCCGTCGGGGGTCTCGACCCGTACCTCCCGGCCCAGCGTCCCGCTGTACTCGCGCCACTCGTCCAGCACCGCGTCGGGGTCGGTCCGCAGGTCGTCGAACAGTTCGAGGAACCGCTGTGTGAACGTACGCCGGTCCACCGGCTCGCCCAGTTCCGCCGAGAGACTGGTCGGCTCGGCCTCGGCGGGCAGGTCCGCGGGGTCGACGTTCGCGTTGACCCCGACGCCGACGACCACCCACGAGACGCGGTCGGCCTCGCCCTCCATCTCGGTGAGTATCCCGACGAGTTTCCGCTCGCCGTCCGCGCCGTCGACGAGCACGTCGTTGGGCCACTTGATCGACGCGTCGACGCCCGCCTCGCGGGCCGCCCGCGTCGCCGCGACGGCCGCCGCGAGCGTGAACACCGGCGCGTCGGCCATCGGCACGTCGGGTCGGACGAGCACGGAGCACCAGATGCCCCCGCTGGGGGAGTGCCAGTCCCGGTCGAGCCGCCCCCGGCCGCCGGTCTGCTCGTCGGCAAGCACCACCACGTCCCCGGCACCATCGGCGGCCAGATCCCGTGCTCGGGCGTTCGTGCTCGGGACGCTGTCGTGGTACTCGACGGTGAAGGGGGCGTCAAGCCCGTACTCGACGGCCGGGCCGCCGAACTCGGGGACCGCCGACAGCGTGTAGCCGTCGTCGCCGCTGTCGATCTCGAACCCCGCTTCTCTGAGTGCCTCGACGTGCTTCCAGACGGCCGACCGCGAGACGGCCAGCTCGTCCGCGAGTGCGGGTCCCGAGACCGGTCCGTCGGCCAGCGCCGCCAGCACCCGGTGTCGCGTCTCGTTCATACCCGGCGTTGGACGCCGGCCGACAAAAAGCGGGCGGGGATGCGGTGGCGGTGTCGTGCTGTGCGACGACGAACGGCAGACCCCGCCGAGCGGAGCGAGGCGCGGTTTCACTCCCAGCGCGCCGGCGGCGCGACTCGGAGGTGTTTCGTACTGAATTTTTGCGAGGTGGGTGCCCGCAGGGCCGAAGGCCCGAGGACACCCACCGACGTGAAGAGTTAGTCGAGGACGAACAGCCGGTCGCCCATGTCGACGGAGTCGCCCTCGGCGATGGCGACCTCGGTGACGGTGCCGCCGCGCTCGGCGACGATGTCGTTCTCCATCTTCATCGCCTCCAGCACGCAGAGCACGTCGCCGGACTCGACCTCGTCGCCCTCGGCGACGTTCACCTCGAGGATGGTGCCCTGCATCTCCGCCGACACCTCCTGCCCCTCGGTGCTGGAGCCGCCGCCGTCGCTGCTGCCGTCGGAGCCGCCTGGGCGGTCGGGTCGCTGCCCCCCACCGCCGCCGCTGGCGTCGACGTCACCCACGTCGATCGCGGGCGCGCCGCGCTCCTCGAGTTCGACCTCGAAGCGCTTGCCGTTGACCTCGACGGTGAACTCGCGCTCGGTGACCTCCTCGTCGTCGGGCTGGCTCTCGGACTCGGAGCCCCACTTCGCCTGGGCCTCGTCGATGCGCTCCTCGTCGAGGGTCTCGTCGAGGTACTTCGTGGTGTGCAGCGAGTCGACGAACGTCTGGTCGGTCAGCATCAGTCGGTGGAAGGGGATGACCGTCGGGAACCCCTGGATGTCGTACTCCGCGAGCGCCCGGCGGCCCCTGTCGATGGCCTCGTCGCGGTCCGAGCCGTAGACGATGAGCTTCGCGATCATCGAGTCGTAGTCGGTCACCAGGTCGTCGCCCTGCCGCAGCGCGTCGTCCATCCGGACGCCGATGCCGCCCGGCGGGTCGTAGGTCTCCAGCGTCCCGCTGTTGGCGGGGGCGAAGTCGTTGGCCGCGTTCTCGGCGTTGATGCGGAACTCGATGGCGTGGCCCTCGATCTCCACGTCGTCCTGCTCGAATGCCAGGTCCTCGCCGGCGGCGACCCGGAGCTGCCACTTCACGATGTCGATGCCGGTGATCTCCTCGGTGACGGTGTGTTCGACCTGGATGCGCGTGTTGACCTCCAGGAAGTAGAAGTTCGCGTCCGGCCCCAGCACCTCGTCGGGGTCCCGGTCGGGGTCCTCCTCGACGAGGAACTCGACGGTGCCGGCGTTGTAGTAGTCGGCTTCCCGGACCCCCCGGCGGGCCGCCTCGCCGATCTGCTCCCGGAGTTCGTCCGAGAGGGCGGCCGACGGTCCCTCCTCGATGACCTTCTGGTGCCGGCGCTGGAGCGAGCAGTCGCGCTCGCCGAGGTGCCGGACGTTGCCGGCGTGGTCGGCGATGACCTGCACCTCGATGTGGCGCGGGTTCTCCAGGTAGCGTTCGAGGTACACCGAGTCGTTCGAGAAGTACGCCTCGCCCTCCCGCTTGGCGGACTCGAGCTGGTCCTCGGCCTCCTCGGGGTCGTGGACGATCTTCATCCCGCGGCCGCCGCCGCCGCCCTCGGCCTTGATCGCGACCGGGAAGCCGTACTCCTCGCCGAACTCGACGACCTCCTCGGGGTCGTCAACGGGGTCGGTCGTCCCCGGGACGATGGGGACGTCGGCGGACTGCATGATCTTCCGGGCCTTGGTCTTCTCGCCGAGCTGCTCCATCGCGCCGCTCTCGGGCCCGACCCAGGTGACCCCCTCCGTGTTCTCGACCCGCTCGGCGAAGTCGGCGTTCTCAGCGAGGAAGCCGTAGCCGGGGTGGATGGCGTCCGCGTCTGCCTGCTTGGCCGCGTCGACGATCGCCTCCTGATCGAGGTACGAGTCCGCGGCCCGGGCGGGCCCGACGTTGTAGGCTTCGTCGGCGTAGCGGACGTGGCCCGAGTGTTTGTCCGCCTCCGAGTACACCGCCACCGTCTCCACACCCAGCTCTTCGCAGGCGCGCATTACGCGCACTGCGATTTCGCCGCGGTTGGCGACGAGCACCTTGTCGAACATACCACCCTATGCACGCAGTTACATCTTAAAACCACGCCTAGCAACAGTCCCCGAGCGCGGGGAAGGGGTGACGACCGCGAACTACCGATCGAATTTTTACTTAAATCTTTCCCCGATCTGACGGCGGCGCAACTGTCGAACGCTGTTGAAGGGGGTCGCACACGACAGTCGACACGTGAGCCGCAACATCACGAGGCGGACCTTCCTCGCGGGAGGTGCCGCCGCCGCCCTG from Haloarcula litorea encodes:
- a CDS encoding protein-tyrosine phosphatase family protein encodes the protein MRPANAHRFAPAAPDESTVFGACAPGWHAAADHAVALDDWLAAMRRERVERVCCLLPGRQLDATDANLDRYADALGESNVLHAPVPDHHLLPEPLLHDEILPFLAAADAAEERTVVHCLAGIGRTGQVLAAWLVYSRDYGPDRAVETVREQGRDPLDAVRAGNATREELDDLLVSVTGR
- a CDS encoding amidohydrolase family protein, which produces MIVEGTVLRGRSFEPVEGRVVIEDGEIAAVEEASVEGDAIVCPAFVNAHTHIGDSIAKEAGEGLSLSELVAPPDGLKHRLLRQADQSELVEAMTRSLSYMERSGTGAFVEFREGGVEGVRAIRAALADSDLRSVVLGRETVEAMEISDGFGASGANDGEFGRERRATRDADKLFGIHAGEVDSSDINPALDLDPDFLVHMVHAEDLHLQRVADSEIPVAVCPRSNLVTGVGRPPVEELYERTTVALGTDNVFLNSPSMFREMAYTAKLYDLPARDVLRMATVNGAELAGLDCGLIEAGRPASVLVLDGDSDNLAGAHNPVRAVVRRAETADVERVVRPDA
- a CDS encoding HD domain-containing protein; this encodes MTTIKDSVHDHIEVEGVAEALLDTPAVQRLRHVKQLGTVTLVYPSANHTRFEHSLGVFHLADRALAHLGIEGQQAERVRAAALLHDVGHSPYSHNIEAVVHRRTGKYHDDVAGILDEGAVARVLTEHGLNPDRVAGLVAGEGELGQLVSGELDVDRMDYLVRDAHHTGVPYGTIDHERLVRQLRFVDGDLVLDEGNVQAAESLLLARALMNPTVYKHHVARIAKSMLRRGTERLLAASNATASDLRRWDDNDLLVRLRQNDETEAYARRLSERDLFKRAVWAELTAVPDDLLGADHRDVRAMEHDIAEAASVDPDRVILDIPSEPSMTESSSRVLVNGDIRTLSDQSTLVNAIRAAQRDQWRLGVYAPEGDSERVGDMAIRELGLDLDGARVRDIRPGIHATLDEFN
- a CDS encoding IS6 family transposase; this encodes MPEIDRLTGDSDWIDLDFMERERTPEGIVEVGIQLHLAGLSLSNTKQYLERLGVKRSRTAIHNWVQKADLQPTGTRSSNYIAVDETVIQLGTERYWLYAAVDPKTNEFLHVRLFPTTNSGLTHVFLRELREKHAIDDAVFLIDDADHLQAALSRFGLRFHIRRHGNRNSVERVFREVKRRTSSFSNTFSNVEPATAESWLEAFAVWWNRCQS
- a CDS encoding acetyl-CoA carboxylase biotin carboxylase subunit, encoding MFDKVLVANRGEIAVRVMRACEELGVETVAVYSEADKHSGHVRYADEAYNVGPARAADSYLDQEAIVDAAKQADADAIHPGYGFLAENADFAERVENTEGVTWVGPESGAMEQLGEKTKARKIMQSADVPIVPGTTDPVDDPEEVVEFGEEYGFPVAIKAEGGGGGRGMKIVHDPEEAEDQLESAKREGEAYFSNDSVYLERYLENPRHIEVQVIADHAGNVRHLGERDCSLQRRHQKVIEEGPSAALSDELREQIGEAARRGVREADYYNAGTVEFLVEEDPDRDPDEVLGPDANFYFLEVNTRIQVEHTVTEEITGIDIVKWQLRVAAGEDLAFEQDDVEIEGHAIEFRINAENAANDFAPANSGTLETYDPPGGIGVRMDDALRQGDDLVTDYDSMIAKLIVYGSDRDEAIDRGRRALAEYDIQGFPTVIPFHRLMLTDQTFVDSLHTTKYLDETLDEERIDEAQAKWGSESESQPDDEEVTEREFTVEVNGKRFEVELEERGAPAIDVGDVDASGGGGGQRPDRPGGSDGSSDGGGSSTEGQEVSAEMQGTILEVNVAEGDEVESGDVLCVLEAMKMENDIVAERGGTVTEVAIAEGDSVDMGDRLFVLD
- a CDS encoding biotin--[acetyl-CoA-carboxylase] ligase, whose translation is MNETRHRVLAALADGPVSGPALADELAVSRSAVWKHVEALREAGFEIDSGDDGYTLSAVPEFGGPAVEYGLDAPFTVEYHDSVPSTNARARDLAADGAGDVVVLADEQTGGRGRLDRDWHSPSGGIWCSVLVRPDVPMADAPVFTLAAAVAATRAAREAGVDASIKWPNDVLVDGADGERKLVGILTEMEGEADRVSWVVVGVGVNANVDPADLPAEAEPTSLSAELGEPVDRRTFTQRFLELFDDLRTDPDAVLDEWREYSGTLGREVRVETPDGEVVGEAVDVAFPGALVVETDDGRVTVSAGDCDHLRPV
- a CDS encoding universal stress protein, which gives rise to MYDRLLIPTDGSAGMRGVVSHAVALADTHDAEIRGLYVVDTGRYSTLPVETTWDGVTEMLREEGEVALDALREVADGVPVETAIREGAPSTEIVAHARENSADAIVMGTHGRGGIDRLLLGSVAERVVRASPVPVVTVPVSDVPEGERAADTAGAAE